A window of the Arachis duranensis cultivar V14167 chromosome 5, aradu.V14167.gnm2.J7QH, whole genome shotgun sequence genome harbors these coding sequences:
- the LOC107487014 gene encoding uncharacterized protein LOC107487014, producing MMMTTMTAAVGSRGIVSEALTKDNYENWSVLMRNYLMGRGLWDVVESNSHPTAAAEKASASRKWKRQNANALHIIQLSCTSDTFAQIRRFQTAKEAWNHLSASFGSNLQADIDIEQGGVMGGVPRHCKLFRSVEENDWNAVKSILNMDDMAIYSTTSHSGRTVLHVAAIAGHQDMVRQLVAEGRERLLTRQDNRGYTAFALVADLIGNRSIAKCMVEDTSVGGRAQVLLKMKTKDGEIPVLLAAAMGHKKMTRYLYSKTPENMLLKDNACNAVLLLSRCISAEIFDVALKLLLQHGDVLPLTHESECLRPLKALVHMPSAFPSGTRFGILHWICYDFLKVDVEIVSSVPLDKGPSMRTFADMARKNAQESYQRVQEAKARSRARTGGTRVIISPPPPPSPPPPPQTMGTPSQPIVISSALSRPLPSARLPSEPEKKKRKTLESGSSFDGGVKADALAFVRKNIYPHISMDDVSVRNHLTTLAEESFRAAGVCGKLLDIFEKTPLNSLGLTSKVEELEGRLISYQEHERELKEEVAKLRAERDSLREKESKLQAQCNMEAGLRKAAQESYQSLFQDLVSVKKDLLNSRNAYAELEDSIADGAEEAWRIFKEQVGVIAPDLDLSPLDPDKVVIDGAIVDPPAPVIVSESELKTRGQRIIESPPRFKDASSSFVVPPTSFSSPVVASLPDPGGALPDSGGGDPSTPLQK from the exons atgatgatgacgacgatGACGGCGGCAGTTGGATCCCGAGGAATAGTTAGTGAAGCACTCACAAAAGACAACTACGAGAACTGGAGTGTTCTGATGAGGAACTATCTCATGGGAAGAGGTCTATGGGACGTTGTGGAAAGTAATTCTCATCCTACGGCGGCTGCTGAAAAAGCATCAGCATCAAGAAAATGGAAGAGGCAGAATGCAAATGCGTTGCACATCATTCAACTCTCATGCACTTCAGATACCTTTGCTCAGATTAGACGCTTTCAAACCGCCAAAGAAGCCTGGAACCACTTGAGCGCGTCTTTTGGCTCCAACTTACAAGCCGACATAGATATTGAACAAG GTGGTGTAATGGGCGGTGTTCCTAGACATTGCAAGTTGTTCAGGAGTGTGGAAGAGAATGATTGGAATGCAGTAAAATCAATCCTGAACATGGACGACATGGCTATATACTCCACTACGTCCCATTCTGGCAGGACAGTGCTCCACGTGGCGGCAATTGCTGGGCACCAAGACATGGTAAGGCAATTGGTAGCTGAAGGCAGAGAAAGATTACTTACAAGGCAAGACAACCGCGGTTACACGGCTTTCGCTCTTGTTGCTGATCTTATCGGCAACAGAAGCATAGCAAAGTGTATGGTTGAAGACACTAGTGTTGGTGGTCGCGCACAAGTGCTGCTTAAGATGAAGACCAAAGACGGCGAGATACCTGTTCTTCTTGCTGCCGCTATGGGCCACAAGAAAATGACTCGCTACCTCTATTCTAAAACACCCGAGAATATGTTGCTCAAGGATAATGCCTGCAATGCCGTTTTGCTCCTTTCACGATGCATCAGCGCTGAAATATTTG ATGTTGCTTTGAAATTACTACTACAACATGGGGATGTGCTACCCCTTACTCATGAATCAGAGTGTCTCCGGCCCTTAAAGGCATTGGTTCACATGCCTTCTGCATTCCCCAGTGGCACTAGGTTTGGGATTCTACATTGGATCTGTTACGATT TTTTAAAAGTAGACGTTGAGATCGTATCAAGTGTTCCTCTGGATAAAGGACCATCTATGAGAACTTTTGCAG ATATGGCAAGGAAGAATGCTCAGGAATCTTACCAAAGAGTTCAGGAGGCTAAGGCAAGATCTCGGGCTAGGACTGGTGGTACCAGGGTGAtcatctctcctcctcctcctccttctcctcctcctcctcctcagacTATGGGAACTCCCTCCCAACCCATTGTAATTTCTTCAGCTTTGTCTCGGCCGCTCCCCTCTGCCCGACTTCCTTCTGAGCCAGAGAAaaagaagcgcaagactttagagtctggctcttcttttgatggtggggttaaggcagatgctcttgcattcgtccgaaagaacattTATCCTCatataagtatggatgatgtcTCTGTTCGGAACCACCTTACCACTCTGGCTGAGGAGAGTTTTAGGGCGGCGGGTGTTTGTGGCAAGCTcttggatatttttgagaagactccTCTCAACTCTTTGGGGTTAACCTCGAAGGTTGAGGAGCTGGAGGGAAGGCTTATTTCTTATCAAGAGcatgagagggagttgaaggaggaggtcgCCAAGCTGAGGGCGGAGAGGGATAGCCTTCGAGAGAAGGAGAGTAAGCTGCAAGCCCAATGCAATATGGAGGCGGGTTTGAGGAAAGCAGCACAGGAGAGTTATCAGAGCTTATTTCaagatcttgtgtctgtgaagaaGGATTTGCTGAACTCTCGAAATGCgtatgccgagttggaggactctatcgCTGATGGTGCCGAAGAGGCTTGGAGGATTTTCAAGGAGCAGGTCGGAGTTATTGCTCctgacttggatctttctcctttaGATCCAGACAAAGTCGTCATTGATGGTGCTATTGTGGATCCTCCTGCCCCCGTAATCGTTTCCGAGTCAGAATTGAAGACTCGAGGgcagaggattattgagtcCCCTCCTCGTTTCAAGGACGCTTCGAGTTCTTTTGTTGTTCCTCCGACTTCCTTTTCATCTCCCGTGGTTGCCTCTCTCCCCGATCCTGGTGGTGCTCTTCCTGACTCTGGTGGTGGTGATCCGTCTACTCCTCTGCAGAAATAA
- the LOC107487015 gene encoding uncharacterized protein LOC107487015, with amino-acid sequence MGFGQRWRNWMKECVSTATMSVLVNGSPSKPFKMERGLRQGDPLSPLLFVLVVDVLHRMLGEAVRNGRIAPLLVGRDHIELSHLQFADDTILFCPPETETIMNYKRLLRCFELMSGLSINFDKSSLISVNCEQEWVERGCRLLGCKQAVLPVRYLGISLGANPRLVKTWKPIIDKMEEKLSLWKAKILNKAGKLVLIKSVLNSLPIYYLSLYKMPKAVADKLITLQRRFMWGKEDGNYDQPVPVKGDPWKDICQLNIKEQQVKDKIISGIAMEVGDGRKTMFWEDNWIQGGPLKWRRELFQWELELVHQLHERLRPVKLSTGRQDNLVLQSETLSQEITSYNFTSVIWKGLVPPRIELFGWFVLVGRVWCAWLRGFRRDWAVPGTIKGLFESWTSMLNRKEEKKRWLIEFFAVIWNIWLKRNDRIFNNREAGVEVIQSRMFLSYKEWACIDSFGC; translated from the exons ATGGGCTTTGGACAAAGATGGAGGAATTGGATGAAGGAGTGTGTCAGTACGGCCACTATGTCTGTCCTGGTTAATGGGTCACCGTCCAAGCCATTCAAAATGGAGAGGGGCCTAAGACAAGGAGATCCACTTTCTCCTCTTCTCTTTGTTCTTGTGGTCGATGTATTGCATCGGATGTTGGGGGAAGCCGTACGCAATGGGCGCATTGCTCCATTATTGGTTGGAAGAGATCATATTGAACTATCACACCTTCAATTTGCGGATGATACTATTTTGTTTTGCCCTCCGGAGACAGAGACAATTATGAATTACAAGAGGCTGCTGCGTTGTTTTGAGCTGATGTCGGGTTTGAGCATCAATTTTGATAAGTCGAGTCTGATATCGGTCAATTGTGAGCAAGAGTGGGTGGAGCGGGGCTGTCGCCTTCTGGGGTGCAAGCAAGCTGTCTTACCTGTTAGGTATCTTGGGATCTCTTTAGGGGCCAACCCGCGGTTGGTGAAGACGTGGAAACCTATCATTGATAAAATGGAAGAGAAGCTCAGCTTATGGAAAGCGAAGATCCTAAACAAAGCTGGGAAGTTAGTTCTCATCAAATCAGTGTTGAACAGCTTACCAATCTATTACCTTAGCCTCTACAAGATGCCGAAGGCGGTCGCTGACAAGTTGATTACATTACAGAGGAGGTTTATGTGGGGCAAGGAGGATGGAAACTATG ATCAGCCTGTACCAGTAAAAGGTGACCCGTGGAAAGACATCTGTCAGTTGAATATAAAAGAACAACAggtgaaagataaaattattagTGGGATAGCGATGGAAGTAGGGGATGGTAGGAAAACTATGTTTTGGGAAGACAATTGGATTCAAGGTGGTCCTTTGAAG TGGCGGAGAGAGTTATTTCAATGGGAGTTGGAACTTGTTCATCAACTTCATGAGAGGTTAAGGCCAGTGAAGCTATCAACTGGTAGACAGGATAatctt GTGCTGCAATCGGAGACTCTTTCACAAGAGATTACGAGCTATAACTTCACAAGTGTTATTTGGAAAGGGTTGGTACCGCCAAGAATAGAGCTTTTTGGATGGTTTGTTCTAGTTGGTCGG gtgtggtgtgcGTGGTTGAGGGGCTTTCGTAGAGATTGGGCAGTCCCAGGAACCATTAAAGGTCTATTTGAGAGTTGGACTAGCATGCTTAatagaaaagaggagaagaagaggtgGCTGATTGAATTCTTTGCAGTGATTTGGAACATCTGGTTGAAACGCAATGACAGAATCTTCAACAATAGAGAAGCAGGTGTTGAGGTCATTCAAAGTAGAATGTTTCTGAGCTACAAGGAGTGGGCTTGTATTGATTCTTTTGGTTGTTGA